A genomic segment from Streptosporangium roseum DSM 43021 encodes:
- a CDS encoding efflux RND transporter periplasmic adaptor subunit — MKLSTKRRALIVNGALGVLLLGGAGVAYSSLGGEASSAAGAAVRTVSVARSTVVASVSASGAVESARARSLGFGSSGTVEKIYVKVGDKVSKGQLLARLDDTSAQESLDAAAAALDSADDDTSTAASYAQYVNARNTYRAARRTVAGAVIKAPFGGTVTAVNGTVGGSSSSSGSSGSSGSTSQGGSGGSGGSGGSGAATGGSSGSGGFIELADTGKLQLVGSFTESDITKLKVGQAASIRFDALTGVTAAGKVTQIQPTAATSNNVVQYPVTISFTEVPDEVRLGQTATVEVVVEQAENVLAVSSAVITTAGGRSTVTVLRDGREVPTQVEVGVKGDTLTEIKSGLGEGDQIVRPAATGTTQQQGGGLPGLGGGGGRGGVGGPGGGGFGGGGR; from the coding sequence GTGAAGCTGTCGACCAAGCGCAGAGCGCTGATCGTGAACGGGGCACTCGGTGTCCTGTTGCTGGGCGGAGCGGGGGTCGCCTACTCCTCTCTCGGCGGGGAGGCCTCCTCCGCCGCCGGCGCCGCGGTGCGGACCGTGTCGGTGGCCCGGAGCACGGTGGTCGCCTCGGTGTCCGCCTCCGGGGCCGTGGAGAGTGCCAGGGCGCGGTCGCTCGGCTTCGGATCGAGCGGCACGGTGGAGAAGATCTACGTCAAGGTCGGGGACAAGGTCTCCAAAGGACAGCTCCTCGCGCGGCTGGACGACACCTCCGCCCAGGAGAGCCTGGACGCGGCCGCCGCCGCCCTGGACTCCGCAGACGACGACACCTCGACCGCCGCTTCCTACGCCCAGTACGTCAACGCCAGGAATACCTACCGGGCGGCCCGGCGCACCGTGGCGGGCGCCGTCATCAAGGCTCCGTTCGGCGGCACGGTCACGGCCGTCAACGGCACGGTCGGGGGCTCCTCCAGCTCGTCCGGCTCCTCCGGCTCGTCCGGGAGCACGTCGCAGGGCGGCTCGGGGGGTTCCGGTGGCTCCGGTGGTTCCGGCGCCGCGACAGGCGGGTCCAGTGGGTCCGGGGGCTTCATCGAACTTGCCGACACCGGGAAGCTCCAGCTCGTCGGCAGCTTCACCGAGTCCGACATCACCAAGCTCAAGGTCGGCCAGGCGGCCTCGATCCGGTTCGACGCGCTGACCGGCGTCACCGCGGCCGGCAAGGTCACCCAGATCCAGCCGACCGCGGCCACCAGCAACAACGTGGTCCAGTATCCGGTGACGATCTCCTTCACCGAGGTCCCCGACGAGGTCAGGCTCGGCCAGACGGCCACGGTCGAGGTGGTCGTCGAGCAGGCCGAGAACGTGCTCGCCGTCTCCTCCGCGGTGATCACCACGGCGGGTGGCCGGAGCACCGTGACCGTCCTGAGGGACGGCCGGGAGGTGCCCACCCAGGTCGAGGTCGGCGTCAAGGGCGACACGCTCACCGAGATCAAGTCGGGGCTCGGCGAGGGCGACCAGATCGTCCGCCCGGCGGCCACCGGCACCACCCAGCAGCAGGGCGGTGGTCTCCCCGGTCTGGGCGGGGGCGGCGGCCGCGGCGGGGTGGGCGGACCCGGCGGCGGCGGTTTCGGCGGAGGCGGCCGATGA
- a CDS encoding ABC transporter permease, with amino-acid sequence MSWFEILRFALRGLAANKLRSFLTTLGILIGVGAVILLVAFGEGASQSIQQNIQRLGSNTLTISASFSGGGFGGGGGGGGGGGQAGGPRTQARQLTLEDARALADREQAPSVRSVSPVVTASSATAVHEGASHTISQLVGTYPSYFEATNKPVTSGAYFVNDDVLAARKVMVIGRTVAEELFGTADPVGRQVSVSGVPFTVVGVLKELGSSGMKDADDVAIVPLPAVQQSLTGFGALGSIIVQATGADTTGSAQAEVTAVLNQRHDITPTGTADYRILNQATLQETVSSTIGVFTALLGAVAAISLLVGGIGITNIMLVTVTERTREIGIRKAIGAPRSAILGQFLLEATVLSLVGGLSGVAIAFIGTRFTIAGIEPVIVPSSIALALGVSVGIGLFFGSYPANRAAKLRPIQALRHE; translated from the coding sequence GTGAGCTGGTTCGAGATCCTCCGATTCGCCCTCCGCGGGCTCGCGGCCAACAAGCTGCGCAGCTTCCTGACCACGCTGGGCATCCTCATCGGGGTGGGCGCGGTGATCCTGCTGGTCGCCTTCGGCGAGGGCGCCTCGCAGAGCATCCAGCAGAACATCCAGCGGCTCGGTTCCAACACCCTCACCATCTCCGCCTCGTTCTCCGGAGGCGGCTTCGGCGGTGGAGGCGGGGGCGGCGGCGGAGGTGGCCAGGCGGGCGGGCCGCGCACGCAGGCCAGGCAGCTCACGCTGGAGGACGCCAGGGCGCTGGCCGACCGGGAGCAGGCGCCGTCGGTCAGGAGCGTGTCCCCGGTGGTGACCGCGTCCTCGGCCACCGCCGTGCACGAGGGGGCGAGCCACACGATCTCCCAGCTCGTCGGCACCTACCCCAGCTATTTCGAGGCGACGAACAAGCCCGTCACGAGCGGCGCCTACTTCGTCAACGACGACGTGCTCGCCGCCCGGAAGGTCATGGTGATCGGACGGACCGTGGCCGAGGAGCTGTTCGGCACGGCGGATCCCGTCGGCCGGCAGGTCAGCGTCTCCGGAGTGCCGTTCACGGTGGTCGGGGTGCTCAAGGAGCTGGGCTCCTCGGGGATGAAGGACGCCGACGACGTCGCGATCGTGCCGCTGCCCGCCGTACAGCAGAGCCTGACCGGGTTCGGTGCGCTCGGCTCGATCATCGTGCAGGCGACCGGCGCCGACACGACGGGGTCGGCCCAGGCCGAGGTGACGGCCGTCCTGAACCAGCGGCACGACATCACCCCCACGGGCACCGCCGACTACCGCATCCTGAACCAGGCCACCCTCCAGGAGACCGTCAGCTCGACCATCGGCGTCTTCACCGCCCTGCTCGGCGCGGTCGCCGCGATCTCGCTGCTGGTCGGCGGGATCGGCATCACCAACATCATGCTGGTCACCGTCACCGAACGGACCAGGGAGATCGGCATCAGGAAGGCCATCGGGGCGCCCAGGAGCGCCATCCTCGGCCAGTTCCTGCTGGAGGCGACGGTGCTGAGCCTGGTGGGCGGCCTGTCGGGTGTGGCGATCGCGTTCATCGGCACCCGGTTCACGATCGCGGGCATCGAGCCCGTGATCGTGCCGTCCTCGATCGCGCTGGCCCTCGGCGTCTCGGTGGGCATCGGGCTGTTCTTCGGCAGCTACCCGGCCAACCGGGCCGCCAAGCTCCGCCCCATCCAGGCCCTGCGCCACGAGTGA
- the lhgO gene encoding L-2-hydroxyglutarate oxidase has protein sequence MNIGIVGAGIVGLAVAREVARTRGATVTVLDKEDRVGAHQTGHNSGVVHAGIYYQPGSLKARLCREGVALLRQYCAEHRIPYDEVGKLVVASTAAERPGLRKIAERARANQVPGIAELDALALREVEPHTVGVAAVHSPHTAIADFPAVARRLALDVEETGGSVLLSHPVRALRETASGVEVLAGTRRLRFDRLIVCAGLGTDTVARMAGAAGDVRIVPFRGEYYALAGASKELVRGLIYPVPDPRYPFLGVHLTRRIDGEVLVGPNAVMALALEGYSWGDVDLSDLRRILAWEGTRRLAARHWRTGVREVLGSMAKGSFLAAARRYVPELTRADLVRTAGGVRAQAVARDGSMLDDFAIDVHGRVTLVRNAPSPAATSSLAIARHIVGLTSVLTR, from the coding sequence GTGAACATCGGGATCGTCGGTGCGGGAATCGTCGGCCTGGCGGTGGCCAGGGAGGTGGCGCGGACCCGCGGCGCCACGGTGACCGTCCTCGACAAGGAGGACCGCGTCGGAGCCCACCAGACCGGGCACAACAGCGGGGTCGTCCACGCGGGGATCTACTACCAGCCGGGTTCGCTCAAGGCCCGGCTCTGCCGCGAGGGCGTGGCCCTGCTCCGGCAGTACTGCGCGGAGCACCGCATCCCCTACGACGAGGTGGGCAAGCTCGTCGTCGCCTCCACCGCGGCCGAGCGGCCGGGGCTGCGGAAGATCGCCGAGCGCGCCCGCGCCAACCAGGTCCCCGGCATCGCCGAGCTGGACGCGCTGGCGCTGCGCGAGGTCGAGCCGCACACCGTCGGGGTGGCCGCCGTCCACTCCCCGCACACCGCGATCGCCGACTTCCCCGCCGTCGCCCGCCGTCTGGCCCTGGACGTGGAGGAGACGGGCGGTTCGGTGCTGCTCTCCCACCCGGTCCGCGCGCTGCGGGAGACCGCGAGCGGGGTGGAGGTGCTGGCCGGGACGCGCAGGCTGCGCTTCGACCGGCTGATCGTCTGCGCCGGGCTGGGCACCGACACCGTCGCCCGGATGGCCGGGGCCGCAGGCGACGTGCGGATCGTCCCCTTCCGCGGGGAGTACTACGCGCTGGCCGGCGCGTCGAAGGAGCTGGTCCGCGGGCTGATCTACCCGGTGCCCGACCCCCGCTACCCGTTCCTCGGCGTGCACCTGACCCGCAGGATCGACGGCGAGGTTCTGGTCGGCCCCAACGCGGTCATGGCGCTGGCCCTGGAGGGCTACTCCTGGGGTGACGTCGATCTCAGCGACCTGCGCCGGATCCTGGCCTGGGAGGGCACCCGGCGGCTGGCGGCCAGGCACTGGCGGACCGGGGTGCGGGAGGTGCTCGGCTCCATGGCGAAGGGGTCCTTCCTGGCGGCCGCGCGCCGCTACGTGCCCGAGCTCACCAGGGCCGATCTGGTCAGGACCGCCGGGGGAGTCCGGGCCCAGGCCGTGGCCAGGGACGGGAGCATGCTCGACGACTTCGCGATCGACGTGCACGGCCGCGTCACGCTTGTGCGGAACGCCCCCTCGCCGGCGGCGACGTCGAGTTTGGCAATCGCCAGGCATATCGTGGGGTTAACCTCTGTGTTGACCCGTTAA
- a CDS encoding ABC transporter ATP-binding protein, protein MTTPVLSVQELSKVYGEGDAQVRALRGVSLTVERGDYVAIMGASGSGKSTLMNILGCLDVPSSGRYLIDGADVGALEERQLAVLRNRKIGFVFQSFNLIPRMSALANVELPMAYGGVGAAERRARALAALEQVGLADRVRHEPNELSGGQQQRVAVARALVTAPSLLLADEPTGNLDTTSTGDVLEILDRLSASGRTIVIITHEDDVAAHAKRVIRLVDGQIVEDRRQAPVDGPPPRMPEVPA, encoded by the coding sequence ATGACCACCCCGGTCCTGTCGGTCCAGGAGCTCTCGAAGGTGTACGGCGAGGGCGACGCCCAGGTCCGTGCCCTGCGAGGGGTCTCCCTCACCGTCGAGCGGGGCGACTACGTGGCCATCATGGGCGCCTCCGGCTCCGGAAAGTCCACGCTCATGAACATCCTGGGCTGCCTGGACGTGCCGTCCTCCGGCCGCTACCTCATCGACGGCGCCGACGTCGGGGCGCTGGAGGAGCGCCAGCTCGCCGTCCTGCGCAACCGGAAGATCGGCTTCGTCTTCCAGTCGTTCAACCTGATTCCCCGGATGAGCGCGCTCGCCAACGTCGAGCTGCCCATGGCCTACGGCGGGGTGGGCGCGGCCGAGCGGCGCGCCCGCGCCCTGGCGGCCCTGGAGCAGGTCGGCCTGGCCGACCGGGTCCGCCACGAGCCGAACGAGCTCTCCGGCGGGCAGCAGCAGCGGGTGGCCGTGGCCAGGGCGCTGGTCACCGCGCCCTCGCTCCTGCTCGCCGACGAGCCCACGGGGAACCTCGACACCACGTCCACCGGTGACGTGCTGGAGATCCTCGACCGGCTGAGCGCCTCGGGCCGGACAATCGTGATCATCACCCACGAGGACGACGTGGCCGCGCACGCCAAGCGGGTCATACGCCTGGTGGACGGCCAGATCGTCGAGGACCGCCGCCAGGCTCCCGTCGACGGCCCCCCGCCCCGCATGCCGGAGGTTCCCGCGTGA
- a CDS encoding sensor histidine kinase gives MNGTPLRVKLIAVILILLAIALTLIGIGSVSIMRGYLIDRVDSQMDLTTDATLRRLHRGAVTLIGKPLPADTRLVLRSAKGETILQLSGVDVEGKPALQVPVDQGPGSFDSGEWRIHVAPLDNGRTLLVAVDMAEVRQIVGQLALVELLGGGGLMLTLAGVGVVIIRRSLRPLEEIERTAQAIAAGDLSRRVPDTDPRTEVGRLGQSLNGMLAQIETAFRARSESEASARRSEERMRRFVADASHELRTPLTSIRGFAEFYRQAPDIDAAPLMRRVESEAVRMGLLVDDLLMLARMDQQRPVAMRPVDLLAIAADTVHDARILAPAREITLSVDGAALIVSGDEVRLRQVVGNLMTNALTHTPDRTPVRMTLSARDGMAVIEVADEGPGLDAEQCERVFERFYRVDSARGRRAPEDGGSGLGLAIVAAIVDTHGGTVDVESAPGEGSTFRVALPLAPEYD, from the coding sequence ATGAACGGGACCCCGCTGCGGGTGAAGCTGATCGCGGTCATCCTGATCCTGCTGGCCATCGCGCTCACCCTCATCGGCATCGGCAGCGTCTCGATCATGCGCGGCTACCTGATCGACCGCGTGGACAGCCAGATGGACCTGACCACCGACGCCACGCTGCGCCGCCTGCACCGCGGAGCCGTCACGCTGATCGGCAAGCCGCTCCCGGCCGACACCAGGCTGGTGCTCCGCAGCGCCAAGGGCGAGACCATCCTCCAGCTCAGCGGCGTCGACGTGGAGGGCAAACCCGCCCTGCAGGTGCCCGTGGACCAGGGGCCCGGATCGTTCGACAGCGGCGAGTGGCGGATCCACGTCGCCCCCCTGGACAACGGCAGGACCCTTCTCGTGGCGGTGGACATGGCCGAGGTCCGGCAGATCGTCGGCCAGCTCGCGCTGGTGGAGCTGCTCGGCGGAGGCGGGCTGATGCTGACACTCGCCGGGGTGGGCGTGGTGATCATACGGCGGAGCCTGCGCCCGCTGGAGGAGATCGAGCGCACCGCGCAGGCCATCGCCGCCGGGGACCTGAGCCGCCGCGTCCCCGACACCGATCCGCGCACCGAGGTCGGACGCCTCGGCCAGTCGCTGAACGGCATGCTCGCCCAGATCGAGACCGCCTTCCGGGCCAGGTCGGAGTCGGAGGCCTCGGCCCGCCGCTCCGAGGAGCGCATGCGCAGGTTCGTCGCCGACGCCTCGCACGAGCTCCGCACGCCGCTGACCTCCATCCGCGGGTTCGCCGAGTTCTACCGGCAGGCGCCCGACATCGACGCCGCGCCGCTGATGCGCCGGGTGGAGTCCGAGGCGGTCCGGATGGGCCTGCTCGTCGACGACCTGCTGATGCTCGCCCGGATGGACCAGCAGCGGCCGGTGGCCATGCGCCCGGTGGACCTGCTCGCCATCGCCGCCGACACCGTCCACGACGCCCGCATCCTCGCCCCGGCCCGCGAGATCACGCTCTCGGTGGACGGCGCCGCGCTCATCGTCTCCGGCGACGAGGTACGGCTCCGCCAGGTCGTGGGCAACCTGATGACGAACGCGCTCACCCACACGCCGGACCGCACCCCCGTGCGCATGACGCTCTCCGCCCGGGACGGCATGGCCGTCATCGAGGTGGCCGACGAAGGGCCGGGACTCGACGCCGAGCAGTGCGAACGCGTCTTCGAGCGGTTCTACCGCGTCGACTCGGCCCGTGGCCGCCGGGCGCCCGAGGACGGCGGCAGCGGTCTCGGCCTGGCCATCGTCGCGGCCATCGTCGACACCCACGGCGGCACGGTCGACGTGGAGTCGGCGCCGGGCGAGGGCTCGACGTTCCGGGTGGCCCTGCCCCTGGCCCCCGAGTACGACTGA
- a CDS encoding NAD-dependent epimerase/dehydratase family protein yields the protein MRVLVTGASGFVGSHAVAALVAAGHEPLLLVRDPEKTRKVLADVGVDGAVPMHEADIRDAESVRNALERCEAVIHAAAEIGVVSHAGDLAGTNVAGLKNVLGQAAALGLDPIVHISTVAVFVPPAGPLITVESPLSAPRNAYGRTKVSGERYARRLQERGEPVTVVYPGGVAGPYQPSLDALMEGLRAGLEQGWPITAGGVCVLDVRDLAIVLARCLEPGRGPRRFMLGGHYLTWAELADACDEATGGRCRRFRVPAAVLRGAAAVLDAVKRIRPIDYPLTRDAAEMMVTMERTFDAPTLEALGTSLRPVRETIADSLRWLAEEGHLAPGKAGVPAGKVAR from the coding sequence ATGCGCGTCCTGGTGACCGGAGCGTCCGGGTTCGTCGGCTCACACGCGGTTGCCGCACTTGTCGCCGCCGGGCACGAGCCGCTCCTCCTGGTGCGTGATCCGGAGAAGACGAGGAAAGTCCTGGCCGATGTCGGGGTCGACGGCGCGGTCCCCATGCATGAGGCGGATATCCGTGACGCGGAATCCGTACGGAACGCGCTTGAACGGTGTGAGGCGGTCATTCACGCCGCCGCCGAGATCGGGGTCGTCAGCCACGCCGGCGACCTGGCGGGGACGAACGTGGCCGGGCTGAAGAACGTCCTCGGCCAGGCCGCCGCGCTCGGCCTCGACCCGATCGTGCACATCTCCACCGTCGCGGTCTTCGTGCCGCCGGCCGGACCCCTGATCACCGTCGAGAGCCCGCTGTCCGCCCCCAGGAACGCCTACGGCAGGACCAAGGTCTCCGGTGAGCGCTACGCCAGGCGGCTCCAGGAGCGGGGAGAGCCGGTCACCGTCGTCTACCCGGGCGGGGTCGCCGGGCCGTACCAGCCCTCGCTCGACGCGCTCATGGAGGGGCTGCGCGCGGGGCTGGAGCAGGGCTGGCCGATCACCGCGGGCGGCGTCTGCGTCCTCGACGTCCGCGATCTGGCCATCGTGCTCGCCCGTTGTCTGGAGCCGGGGCGCGGGCCGCGCCGATTCATGCTCGGCGGGCACTACCTCACCTGGGCGGAGCTCGCAGACGCCTGCGACGAGGCGACCGGAGGACGCTGCCGCCGCTTCAGGGTCCCCGCCGCCGTGCTGCGCGGCGCGGCGGCCGTGCTCGACGCCGTGAAACGGATCAGGCCGATCGACTACCCGCTGACCAGGGACGCCGCCGAGATGATGGTCACGATGGAGCGGACCTTCGACGCCCCCACTCTGGAGGCGCTCGGCACGAGCCTGCGTCCGGTCCGGGAGACCATCGCCGACTCGCTGCGCTGGCTCGCCGAGGAAGGGCATCTCGCCCCTGGGAAGGCCGGCGTGCCGGCCGGTAAGGTCGCGCGGTGA
- a CDS encoding efflux RND transporter periplasmic adaptor subunit has product MRPTKLPKPLRTGGLALAALVLVGAGVFYTLDDGSAPAPRVELASAKRGTVTAEVSAAGNTVDDGTRELAFGGSGTVTKVYVRAGDKVGKGDVLARIGSAPARERYTAAKAQLAAAREALDGAGDAATAQPQTQEQRQSQEQNRTPDDSARQAACEPTASPARPTATPGPSGTAGPSRTTGPDGAPGPTGTPGPARTSAPAGSERPVAVAPAGGFAPARYSPGTARTPSPTPTPTPTPTLTDGPPEPAPTVTVTVTATPTVTVTATVTATATVTATPGTSHPPASAEPTRPGPAPSLTTRPGEHSGPSSPARPTPAATPTAKPGASSEPTVGRTPGPRSTACSAQSSGLRPDQNAGTGLTSRPSTDSGGTSRSSTGTGTGGQRTLSVEQAEADVKRAEADLTDAREELAGVRIVAPADGTVLSVAGTVGDSVGTGAFLALGDLDELQVEALFTESDIGELKLGQRAAITLATREGEEYTGTVTRIAPTATTTDRLVRYGVTVAFDEAPAGLMVDQTATVRVTVAESEQALYLPAQAVRSKGGASVVTVQGGVERVVRTGVRGDRYVEITSGLRENDRVVLPGGTATGGFPDSGWPGGA; this is encoded by the coding sequence ATGAGACCGACCAAGCTCCCGAAGCCCCTGCGGACGGGAGGACTCGCTCTGGCCGCCCTCGTCCTGGTGGGTGCGGGTGTGTTCTACACGCTTGACGACGGCTCGGCCCCGGCGCCCCGGGTGGAGCTCGCCTCCGCCAAGCGGGGAACGGTGACGGCCGAGGTGTCCGCGGCGGGCAACACCGTGGACGACGGCACCCGGGAGCTGGCCTTCGGCGGCTCGGGCACGGTCACGAAGGTCTACGTCAGAGCCGGGGACAAGGTCGGCAAGGGCGACGTGCTGGCCAGGATCGGCTCCGCGCCCGCACGCGAGCGCTACACCGCGGCCAAGGCGCAGCTCGCGGCGGCCCGGGAGGCGCTGGACGGAGCCGGGGACGCGGCGACGGCACAGCCCCAGACCCAGGAGCAGAGGCAGTCCCAGGAGCAGAACCGGACGCCGGACGACTCCGCCCGGCAGGCGGCCTGCGAACCCACGGCGTCACCGGCACGCCCCACCGCCACCCCCGGCCCGAGCGGCACGGCCGGCCCGAGCCGCACCACCGGTCCGGACGGCGCCCCCGGCCCGACCGGGACGCCCGGCCCGGCCCGCACGTCCGCGCCGGCCGGATCGGAGCGGCCGGTGGCGGTGGCCCCGGCCGGCGGGTTCGCACCGGCCCGGTACTCCCCCGGTACGGCGCGGACGCCGTCCCCGACGCCGACCCCGACCCCGACGCCGACCCTCACCGACGGTCCCCCGGAGCCCGCGCCGACGGTGACCGTCACCGTGACGGCGACCCCGACCGTGACCGTGACCGCCACGGTCACCGCCACGGCCACGGTCACCGCCACGCCGGGCACGAGCCATCCGCCCGCGAGCGCGGAACCCACGCGGCCCGGCCCGGCGCCCAGCCTGACGACCCGGCCGGGCGAGCACTCCGGCCCCAGCTCGCCGGCCAGGCCGACCCCTGCCGCGACCCCGACCGCCAAGCCCGGTGCGAGCTCGGAGCCGACCGTCGGCCGGACTCCCGGACCGCGGTCCACCGCGTGCTCCGCACAGAGCTCCGGCCTCCGTCCCGATCAGAACGCCGGCACCGGCCTCACCAGCCGGCCGAGCACCGACAGCGGCGGTACCAGCCGGTCGAGCACCGGCACCGGCACCGGCGGGCAGCGGACGCTCAGCGTGGAGCAGGCCGAGGCCGACGTGAAGAGGGCGGAGGCGGACCTGACGGACGCCCGGGAGGAGCTGGCGGGTGTGCGGATCGTCGCTCCCGCGGACGGCACCGTCCTGTCGGTCGCCGGGACGGTCGGCGACAGCGTGGGCACCGGCGCGTTCCTCGCTCTCGGCGATCTCGACGAGCTCCAGGTGGAGGCGCTGTTCACCGAGTCGGACATCGGGGAACTGAAGCTCGGGCAGCGGGCGGCGATCACTCTGGCCACCCGGGAGGGTGAGGAGTACACCGGTACGGTGACCCGCATCGCGCCCACCGCGACCACCACCGACCGGCTGGTGAGATACGGGGTCACGGTCGCGTTCGACGAGGCTCCGGCCGGTCTCATGGTCGACCAGACCGCCACCGTCAGGGTGACCGTCGCCGAGTCGGAGCAGGCGCTCTACCTTCCGGCCCAGGCCGTGCGGTCCAAGGGCGGGGCCTCGGTGGTCACCGTTCAGGGCGGTGTCGAGCGCGTGGTCAGGACCGGGGTCCGCGGCGACCGGTACGTCGAGATCACCTCGGGTCTGCGCGAGAACGACCGGGTCGTGCTCCCCGGCGGCACGGCCACCGGAGGATTCCCCGACAGCGGCTGGCCGGGAGGCGCCTGA
- a CDS encoding response regulator transcription factor, which produces MTDSPEARLLIVEDEPNILELLAASLRFAGFGVNTAGNGTDAVAAVQRHRPDLIVLDVMLPDMDGFDVVRRLRGGGTDTPVVFLTARDATEDKIRGLTAGGDDYVTKPFSLEEVVARIRAVLRRTGAGDLPARPPRLTFADIELDEESHEVWRRGRAVALSPTEFKLLRYFMANAGRVLSKAQILDHVWDYDFRGDVGIVESYVSVLRRKIDNADPRLIHTLRGVGYVLRLPPVP; this is translated from the coding sequence GTGACCGACTCACCCGAGGCCCGCCTGCTGATCGTCGAGGACGAGCCCAACATCCTCGAACTGCTGGCCGCGAGCCTGCGATTCGCCGGGTTCGGGGTGAACACGGCAGGCAACGGGACGGACGCCGTCGCCGCTGTCCAGCGCCACCGTCCCGATCTCATCGTGCTCGACGTGATGCTGCCCGACATGGATGGGTTCGACGTCGTGCGACGCCTGCGCGGCGGCGGCACCGACACGCCGGTGGTCTTCCTCACCGCGCGTGACGCCACCGAGGACAAGATCCGCGGGCTGACGGCGGGCGGGGACGACTACGTGACCAAGCCGTTCAGCCTGGAGGAGGTCGTGGCCCGGATCCGGGCGGTGCTCCGCCGTACCGGCGCGGGAGACCTGCCGGCCCGGCCGCCCCGGCTCACCTTCGCCGACATCGAGCTCGACGAGGAGAGCCACGAGGTGTGGCGCAGGGGCAGGGCAGTGGCGCTGTCGCCGACGGAGTTCAAGCTCCTGCGTTACTTCATGGCGAACGCCGGCCGGGTGCTGTCCAAGGCCCAGATCCTCGACCACGTGTGGGACTACGACTTCCGGGGCGACGTCGGGATCGTGGAGTCCTACGTCTCCGTGCTCCGCCGGAAGATCGACAACGCGGACCCCCGGCTGATCCACACCCTGCGCGGAGTCGGCTACGTTCTCCGCCTCCCCCCTGTCCCGTGA
- a CDS encoding response regulator transcription factor has protein sequence MNVLERVEARLLVVDDEPNIRELLSASLRRSGFEVVTAADGREAVHFAERIRPDLVVLDVMLPDMDGFAVAGRLREMGGQMPVVFLTARDATDDKVAGLRVADDYVTKPFSLEEVLARIRAVLRRTRGDLDLPTRLQVGDLELDEEAHQVWRSGTPVRLSPTEFKLLHYFMVNTGRVLSKAQILDHVWNYDFGGDAGVVESYVSYLRRKVDVSEPRLIHTLRGVGYVLRLPRGD, from the coding sequence ATGAATGTGCTGGAGAGAGTCGAGGCCAGGCTGTTGGTCGTGGACGACGAGCCGAACATTCGCGAGCTGCTCTCGGCCAGCCTGCGCAGGTCCGGGTTCGAGGTGGTGACCGCGGCGGACGGCCGGGAGGCCGTGCACTTCGCGGAGCGGATCCGCCCGGATCTCGTCGTGCTGGACGTGATGCTGCCCGACATGGACGGCTTCGCGGTCGCGGGGCGGTTGCGGGAGATGGGCGGGCAGATGCCGGTGGTCTTCCTGACCGCGAGGGACGCGACCGACGACAAGGTCGCGGGCCTGCGCGTGGCCGACGACTACGTGACCAAGCCGTTCAGCCTGGAGGAGGTCCTTGCCCGGATCCGGGCCGTGCTGCGCCGTACGAGAGGGGACCTGGACCTGCCCACCCGTCTCCAGGTCGGTGACCTGGAGCTGGACGAGGAGGCGCACCAGGTGTGGCGCTCGGGCACGCCGGTACGGCTGTCGCCCACCGAGTTCAAGCTGCTGCACTATTTCATGGTCAACACCGGCCGGGTGCTCTCCAAGGCGCAGATCCTTGATCATGTCTGGAACTACGACTTCGGCGGTGACGCCGGGGTCGTCGAGTCCTACGTCTCCTACCTCCGCCGGAAGGTCGACGTTTCTGAGCCGCGACTCATTCACACCCTGCGTGGCGTGGGATATGTCCTGCGGTTACCGCGCGGTGATTGA